The following are from one region of the Aquirufa lenticrescens genome:
- a CDS encoding aldehyde dehydrogenase family protein translates to MENQILDVLNLQKSALLRLSTSSAAQRIEKLRKIESYLMQHKEDLCDALYADFKKPASEVVIAEMLGVKREINHTIKHLKSWMKPQSVSTPLMLLGTKGLVQYEAKGLCLIISPWNYPFNLSICPLVHAIAAGNAVILKPSELSPATAAFIQKMISSLFDKSEVSVFEGDATVSTFLLDQKFDHIFFTGSPAIGKVVMSAAAKHLTSVTLELGGKSPAIVGPEVNVEEAAAKIAWGKFLNNGQTCIAPDYLYLHEKNYFSFLKALEATVETFYGKNVAKSKDYARIVNRRHFDRIVSLLDDAKEKGAQVLFGGKTDADDCFIEPTVLINCTPEMRIMQEEIFGPILPVMSYQDEMEVTANIRQGDKPLALYVFSTNTEFNQYILDHTSSGTSVVNDCLIQFGHNELPFGGVNHSGIGKSGGHYGFVEFSNQKSVVIQRTNLLKNFYPPYGVKVRWMIDFVLKWL, encoded by the coding sequence ATGGAAAATCAAATTTTAGACGTTCTTAACCTTCAGAAATCCGCTCTATTGCGTTTATCTACATCATCTGCTGCGCAGCGTATAGAGAAATTGCGAAAAATCGAAAGCTACTTAATGCAGCATAAAGAGGATTTGTGTGATGCCTTGTATGCGGACTTTAAGAAGCCTGCTTCAGAGGTTGTTATTGCTGAAATGCTAGGTGTCAAGCGAGAAATAAACCATACCATTAAGCATTTAAAGTCATGGATGAAACCCCAATCGGTTTCTACACCGTTAATGCTTTTAGGGACAAAAGGATTAGTTCAATATGAAGCCAAAGGACTTTGTTTGATTATTTCCCCTTGGAATTACCCCTTTAATTTATCGATTTGCCCTCTTGTGCATGCGATTGCCGCAGGTAATGCCGTTATTTTGAAGCCATCTGAATTAAGTCCAGCTACGGCAGCTTTCATTCAGAAGATGATTTCGTCTTTATTTGATAAAAGTGAAGTGTCTGTTTTTGAAGGGGATGCGACTGTATCTACGTTTTTATTAGATCAGAAATTTGATCATATTTTCTTTACAGGTAGCCCAGCTATTGGGAAGGTTGTCATGTCAGCGGCTGCTAAGCATTTGACCTCTGTTACGTTAGAATTAGGAGGCAAATCGCCTGCGATTGTGGGGCCAGAGGTGAATGTGGAAGAAGCAGCGGCGAAGATTGCCTGGGGTAAGTTCTTAAATAATGGCCAAACCTGTATCGCCCCAGATTACCTATATCTGCATGAGAAGAATTATTTCTCCTTTTTAAAGGCATTAGAGGCTACTGTTGAAACTTTTTATGGTAAGAACGTGGCGAAAAGTAAAGATTATGCCCGTATCGTTAATCGCCGTCATTTTGATCGCATTGTATCTTTATTGGACGATGCGAAAGAAAAAGGAGCCCAAGTACTCTTTGGAGGAAAGACGGATGCCGATGATTGTTTTATCGAACCTACGGTATTGATTAACTGTACGCCTGAGATGCGCATTATGCAGGAAGAGATTTTTGGCCCTATCCTACCCGTGATGTCCTATCAAGATGAAATGGAGGTGACTGCAAATATTCGCCAAGGTGATAAGCCATTGGCTTTGTACGTATTTTCGACGAATACAGAGTTTAATCAATATATATTAGATCACACAAGTTCAGGGACATCGGTGGTTAATGATTGTTTGATTCAATTTGGTCACAATGAATTGCCTTTTGGCGGGGTAAATCACTCTGGAATTGGTAAATCTGGTGGTCATTATGGTTTTGTCGAGTTCTCTAACCAAAAATCGGTTGTTATTCAACGAACGAATTTATTGAAGAATTTCTATCCTCCTTACGGCGTTAAAGTGCGTTGGATGATTGATTTTGTATTAAAATGGCTATAA
- the menB gene encoding 1,4-dihydroxy-2-naphthoyl-CoA synthase translates to MISSFPWETIKTYEDILFQFYNGIAKISINRPHKHNAFTPLTVQEMSEAMELARQDPKVGVIILTGEGGKAFCSGGDQSVRGDGGYVGKDTVPRLNVLDLQRQIRTIPKPVVAMVAGWAIGGGHVLHVICDLSIAAENARFGQTGPNVGSFDGGFGASYLARVVGQKKAREIWFLCDQYDASEALQMGLVNKVVPLEELEKTTVAWCEKMLEKSPLALRMLKSAFNAELDGQAGIQELAGNATLLYYLSDEAKEGKNAFLEKRKPDFSKFPKFP, encoded by the coding sequence ATGATTTCATCTTTCCCTTGGGAAACCATCAAAACCTACGAGGATATCTTATTTCAATTCTACAATGGAATTGCTAAAATTTCGATCAATAGACCTCATAAACACAATGCTTTCACTCCATTAACCGTTCAGGAAATGTCTGAGGCGATGGAACTGGCTCGCCAAGATCCGAAAGTGGGTGTGATTATTTTAACAGGAGAAGGCGGGAAAGCGTTCTGCTCTGGAGGGGATCAAAGTGTCCGTGGTGATGGTGGTTACGTAGGAAAAGATACCGTTCCACGTTTAAATGTTTTAGACTTACAACGTCAAATCAGAACCATTCCTAAGCCCGTAGTAGCGATGGTGGCTGGTTGGGCTATCGGTGGTGGTCACGTGTTACACGTCATCTGCGACTTATCAATAGCGGCTGAAAATGCGCGTTTTGGCCAAACTGGACCGAATGTGGGATCTTTCGATGGTGGTTTTGGTGCGTCTTATTTAGCGCGTGTCGTAGGTCAAAAGAAAGCGAGAGAAATATGGTTCCTGTGTGATCAATATGACGCTTCTGAAGCACTACAAATGGGATTAGTGAATAAAGTGGTTCCTTTAGAAGAGCTGGAAAAAACTACGGTAGCCTGGTGCGAAAAGATGTTAGAGAAGAGTCCTTTAGCGCTTCGCATGTTGAAATCTGCGTTTAATGCGGAATTAGATGGCCAAGCAGGTATCCAAGAATTAGCAGGTAACGCAACACTGCTTTATTACTTGTCGGATGAGGCCAAAGAAGGCAAGAATGCCTTCCTTGAAAAACGCAAACCTGACTTCTCTAAATTCCCTAAATTCCCATAA
- a CDS encoding DUF5686 family protein: MKIFLLIGCFFHFSLNEIQAQSLPPASVLEHALRSADVHGQAIGSFKMRVKVQEKARFNQVIGIARKRLAAKEGIQMGQWYGNQTILEVQVGHLNQLIHGIESVQTFHKKYTKPTLFLWPDLYQDYVGTSCVSPLSFQAKSYYYFNFKGDTLVEGKLCRQFQVEPKIRRDRLFKGVLTLDEAGWIVRFKGTVFADAIDYSFDLQHQFFQDKWIPKKGEIKLVAGLLGSDGEYVWEQESIGQPEEWRFDSRLFDEPKNPKETLNISPVAFDETFANQFLTNLHGSLLRKWKQRPTSNLVMIDSVYYKSAEINKGLDPTFFTEVPGMKNREVLIDSFRIAPFNPTQLILSKSFYFGQFKRDFYPFEIYYKSPVFDSNFNTVEGFVVNTAVVFRKRWSRYQLLEAEVLGRRAFGINRNSGLLRLRYRSDAFDLTVANGDYIAQYNPENTISPEMNSLSTLLLKNNQMKIYRTKFTSMNLTKRFSARFFFKSLVEYSERSQMDNTTDYYWINFLNRDFKPNNPTNSEYTQEGFATHKSFITQLQVGFRPFLTQSYRANTRLTDWGSSPLLLAKYRAGWKDVAGSSTDFNQVELSYLHNIEVNPWIKMGLLINAGTFIGNKPSYFIDFKHYNGTLNLVQAGEMLASERLVGYYQNFTSGANQRLNVNHYANSTAGSYVEALSFFQFSNLWLKPLLGMKKLYVKEVLIANANYVQNQNLLYNELGYGLDGVFKVFRLEAIANFINGQFSYIGFRVNINSRIRIGNIPE; this comes from the coding sequence TTGAAAATATTCCTGTTGATTGGATGTTTTTTTCATTTTTCGCTAAATGAAATTCAAGCGCAATCCCTACCTCCAGCTTCTGTTTTAGAGCATGCTTTACGTTCTGCCGATGTGCATGGGCAAGCGATTGGATCCTTTAAGATGCGTGTTAAAGTACAAGAAAAGGCACGATTTAATCAGGTTATTGGGATCGCTCGCAAGAGATTAGCGGCGAAAGAAGGAATTCAAATGGGGCAATGGTATGGAAATCAAACCATCTTAGAGGTACAGGTGGGGCATTTGAACCAACTGATACACGGAATTGAATCCGTTCAGACCTTTCATAAGAAATACACGAAACCTACTTTGTTTCTTTGGCCTGATTTGTACCAAGATTATGTGGGGACCTCTTGTGTGTCTCCGTTGAGCTTTCAAGCTAAATCCTATTATTATTTTAATTTCAAAGGAGATACGCTGGTAGAAGGTAAGTTATGCCGGCAATTTCAAGTAGAACCTAAAATACGTAGAGATCGCTTATTTAAGGGTGTTTTAACGTTAGATGAAGCGGGTTGGATTGTTCGATTTAAAGGAACTGTCTTCGCAGATGCGATCGATTATTCGTTTGATTTGCAACATCAGTTCTTTCAGGACAAATGGATCCCGAAGAAAGGGGAAATTAAATTAGTGGCTGGGTTATTGGGAAGTGATGGGGAGTATGTTTGGGAGCAAGAGTCCATTGGTCAGCCAGAGGAATGGCGATTCGATTCACGTCTGTTTGACGAGCCTAAAAATCCCAAAGAGACCTTGAATATATCTCCAGTGGCATTTGATGAGACATTTGCGAATCAATTTTTGACCAATTTACACGGCTCTTTATTGCGCAAATGGAAGCAAAGGCCTACCTCTAATTTAGTGATGATTGATTCGGTCTATTACAAATCGGCTGAAATTAATAAAGGTTTAGATCCTACGTTTTTTACCGAGGTACCTGGAATGAAAAACCGAGAGGTACTCATAGATAGCTTTAGAATTGCCCCTTTTAATCCTACACAGCTTATTTTGAGTAAGTCTTTCTATTTTGGACAATTCAAGCGTGATTTTTATCCATTTGAGATCTATTATAAATCCCCCGTTTTTGATTCCAATTTTAATACAGTGGAAGGATTTGTGGTTAATACGGCCGTAGTGTTTAGAAAGCGATGGTCACGATATCAGCTGTTAGAGGCGGAGGTTTTGGGTCGAAGAGCTTTTGGTATTAACCGTAATTCTGGTTTACTGAGATTACGTTATCGCTCAGATGCATTTGATTTAACGGTAGCAAATGGGGATTATATAGCTCAATATAATCCTGAGAATACGATTTCGCCAGAGATGAACTCGTTGTCTACTTTGTTATTGAAGAATAACCAGATGAAAATTTACCGGACTAAGTTTACTTCAATGAACCTGACCAAGCGTTTCTCTGCTCGTTTCTTTTTTAAATCATTGGTTGAATATTCCGAGCGTTCTCAGATGGATAATACGACGGATTATTATTGGATTAATTTCTTGAATCGAGATTTTAAGCCGAATAATCCAACGAATTCAGAATATACACAGGAGGGTTTTGCTACACATAAATCCTTTATTACTCAATTACAAGTAGGTTTTCGACCTTTCTTAACCCAAAGTTACCGAGCGAATACACGGCTGACAGATTGGGGATCTTCTCCCCTTTTGTTAGCGAAATACCGGGCAGGATGGAAAGACGTGGCTGGGTCTTCTACGGATTTTAATCAAGTGGAATTGTCCTATCTACATAATATTGAAGTGAATCCTTGGATTAAAATGGGATTGTTGATTAATGCCGGTACATTTATAGGTAATAAGCCATCCTACTTTATCGACTTTAAGCATTATAATGGAACGTTAAACCTAGTTCAGGCGGGTGAAATGTTAGCCTCTGAGCGTTTAGTGGGTTATTACCAAAACTTCACCTCAGGTGCTAACCAGCGGTTGAATGTGAACCATTATGCTAATTCTACCGCTGGAAGCTATGTAGAAGCGCTGAGCTTTTTTCAGTTTTCTAATCTTTGGTTAAAGCCTCTTTTAGGCATGAAAAAGCTCTATGTAAAGGAAGTCTTGATTGCCAATGCGAATTATGTCCAGAATCAAAATTTACTCTATAACGAACTAGGTTACGGACTTGATGGCGTGTTTAAAGTCTTTCGATTAGAGGCGATTGCGAACTTCATTAATGGTCAATTTAGTTACATCGGATTTCGGGTGAATATCAATTCCCGAATTCGCATCGGAAATATCCCAGAATAA
- a CDS encoding DUF2452 domain-containing protein, producing the protein MSEEAFFNPINPDKVAENPGLLPYAHTAGGAVIKPDDMGKVKGRSMLAMRQQTDRQMNQLYEQMEVLARQAKLLADRKEISERIYDAAMGFEPIISETYYLYEKENGADLLSLVAPEEWGRSFKYSRFLAKVTLLADHTWEVEYNESN; encoded by the coding sequence ATGTCAGAAGAAGCTTTTTTTAATCCCATTAATCCTGATAAAGTAGCCGAAAATCCAGGTTTACTTCCTTATGCCCATACGGCAGGAGGTGCAGTTATCAAACCGGATGATATGGGTAAGGTAAAAGGCCGTTCTATGCTAGCGATGCGCCAGCAAACAGACCGCCAAATGAACCAACTGTACGAGCAGATGGAGGTATTAGCGCGTCAGGCAAAATTATTAGCAGACCGTAAAGAAATTTCAGAGCGCATTTATGATGCAGCCATGGGATTCGAACCCATCATTAGTGAGACCTATTATTTATACGAAAAAGAAAATGGAGCAGACTTACTTTCCCTAGTAGCGCCAGAGGAATGGGGCCGATCGTTTAAATATAGCCGTTTTTTAGCCAAAGTAACTTTATTAGCCGACCACACATGGGAGGTAGAATACAACGAATCAAACTAA
- a CDS encoding class I SAM-dependent methyltransferase: MKNSASIAIETPAFWGKNYELIDSGGFEKLEQFGAFVVRRPEPQAVWQKSLSEEFWASKANAYFKKEKGSTERGVWEVKKGVPDKWFMPYQSETLNLNFKISLSSFKHVGIFPEQASNWEFLAKNIPLLKTPKPKILNLFAYTGGASLACKQVGADVTHVDSVKPVLSWARENMEVSKLDNIRWMAEDALKFVKREARRGNFYQGILLDPPAYGRGPEGEKWVLEEQIDDMLRSVKEILDPKEHILLTNVYSLGFSTLVVENLMKGIFNVPEQAESGEIFLNDEYDKKLPLGVFYRYLYQS, from the coding sequence TTGAAAAATTCAGCTTCTATTGCCATTGAAACACCCGCTTTTTGGGGTAAAAACTACGAATTAATTGACTCAGGTGGGTTCGAAAAACTGGAACAGTTTGGAGCCTTTGTGGTGAGACGTCCGGAGCCGCAGGCTGTTTGGCAAAAATCATTATCTGAAGAATTCTGGGCAAGTAAAGCGAATGCCTACTTCAAAAAAGAAAAGGGAAGTACGGAACGTGGGGTTTGGGAAGTAAAGAAGGGGGTACCTGATAAATGGTTTATGCCCTATCAATCAGAGACCTTAAATTTAAATTTCAAAATATCTTTATCCTCCTTTAAGCACGTAGGTATATTTCCGGAGCAAGCGTCGAACTGGGAGTTTTTGGCAAAGAACATTCCCTTATTAAAAACACCAAAGCCTAAAATACTCAATTTGTTCGCCTATACTGGCGGTGCAAGTTTAGCCTGCAAGCAGGTAGGAGCTGATGTGACACACGTGGATTCGGTGAAACCCGTCTTATCCTGGGCAAGAGAAAACATGGAAGTATCCAAGCTAGATAATATCCGTTGGATGGCGGAAGACGCGCTTAAATTCGTCAAACGCGAAGCAAGACGCGGCAATTTCTACCAAGGCATTCTCTTGGATCCTCCAGCCTATGGTCGTGGTCCAGAAGGAGAAAAATGGGTATTAGAAGAACAAATCGATGATATGCTGCGTTCTGTTAAGGAAATTTTAGATCCGAAGGAACATATTCTATTAACGAACGTCTACTCCTTAGGATTTTCAACCTTGGTTGTAGAAAACTTAATGAAAGGGATTTTCAATGTGCCAGAACAGGCGGAATCGGGAGAGATTTTTTTGAATGATGAATACGATAAAAAACTCCCTTTAGGAGTCTTTTATCGCTATCTATATCAATCTTAG
- a CDS encoding EVE domain-containing protein, translating into MNYWLVKSEPFKYSWDDFVKEGKSVWDGVRNYQARNNMMAMKKGDWVFFYHSNEGMEVVGLAEVKREHFPDPTTEDPRWVVVELIPVKKFAKTVTLKTMKADDRLSGLALIKQSRLSVTPVAKAEFDIILSLAE; encoded by the coding sequence ATGAATTATTGGTTAGTAAAATCAGAGCCTTTCAAATATTCTTGGGATGATTTCGTTAAGGAAGGGAAATCTGTGTGGGACGGCGTTCGAAATTACCAAGCCCGGAACAATATGATGGCGATGAAAAAAGGCGATTGGGTCTTTTTTTACCATTCTAACGAAGGAATGGAAGTCGTAGGATTAGCAGAAGTAAAACGGGAGCACTTTCCTGATCCGACTACGGAAGATCCACGTTGGGTCGTTGTCGAATTAATCCCGGTTAAAAAATTCGCTAAAACGGTCACATTGAAAACGATGAAAGCAGATGATCGCTTATCTGGTTTAGCGCTCATCAAACAATCCCGTTTATCCGTAACACCCGTCGCAAAAGCAGAATTCGATATAATTTTAAGCCTAGCTGAATAA
- the topA gene encoding type I DNA topoisomerase — protein MAKNLVIVESPAKAKTIEGYLGKDFVVKSSFGHVRDLPLKGDKAIDVENDFAPTYVVSADKTKVISELKSLAKSSEEVWLATDDDREGEAISWHLKEALGLKDNAKRIVFREITKPAILQAITQPRTIDMDLVNAQQARRIMDRLIGFELSPVLWSKVQKGLSAGRVQSVAVRLIVEREREIENHEAVATFKVVAHFDLPGKKVLKAELSKAFAKENDALDFLKKCVGAAFSIKSLETKPAKKSPAPPFTTSTLQQEASRKLGFAVATTMSVAQKLYESGRITYMRTDSTMLSQEARDKAKAEIESAYGAKFHYSRQFKTKSESAQEAHEAIRPTDFANHSITGDAREKRLYELIWKRAIASQMADALIERTTALIDISTTPELLSAQGEVIAFEGFLKAYLEGKDDEDEDENKDMLPPLNVGQVLTLDEMKAQERFTRAAPRYTEASLVKALEEKGIGRPSTYAPTISTIIKRAYVVKEDRPGREREFQTWVLSNNEISGTKATETVGTEKSKLFPTHIGTLVTDFLVENFENVVDYTFTAEMEDEFDNIAKGKLEWTVLMKNFYKSFHQTIEDSKSINRSSVGGGRELGVDPKTGRLVSVRLGKFGPFVQLGESSEEEKPVFANLTKTQAVSTLTFEEALALLERPKLPREVGIHNDMPVIIGAGKLGPYIKYDGKFTSLPDTHDPFTIEMDQAIAVIAQALKDAEAGGLGYFEDSLIETGKGRFGPYVKHNGKYYSLAKTDNLATIDQARAIELIEAKRKVEANKFIKEFAENESVKVVNGMYGPYIQIGKRNVKIPKGTEPADLTLEECLALGDAAPAPKKARKK, from the coding sequence ATGGCAAAAAATTTAGTCATCGTTGAGTCTCCTGCGAAAGCGAAGACCATAGAAGGATATTTGGGAAAGGATTTCGTGGTGAAGTCTTCTTTTGGTCACGTACGCGATTTGCCTTTAAAAGGAGATAAAGCCATTGATGTGGAGAACGACTTCGCTCCTACCTATGTGGTATCGGCGGATAAGACAAAGGTCATTTCTGAGTTAAAAAGTTTAGCGAAATCATCGGAGGAAGTGTGGTTAGCAACGGACGATGACCGGGAAGGAGAAGCCATTTCTTGGCACTTAAAAGAAGCTTTAGGGTTAAAAGATAACGCGAAACGGATTGTTTTCCGTGAAATTACGAAACCAGCCATTTTGCAAGCCATTACGCAGCCACGTACCATTGATATGGATTTAGTGAATGCGCAGCAGGCACGCCGGATTATGGACCGTTTGATTGGGTTTGAATTATCACCTGTGCTTTGGTCTAAAGTACAAAAAGGTTTATCTGCTGGCCGTGTGCAATCTGTTGCGGTTCGTTTGATTGTAGAACGTGAGCGTGAAATTGAAAATCACGAAGCGGTAGCTACTTTTAAAGTAGTGGCTCATTTTGATCTTCCAGGTAAAAAGGTATTAAAAGCTGAATTGTCGAAGGCATTTGCCAAAGAAAATGATGCATTAGACTTCTTGAAAAAATGTGTAGGCGCTGCGTTCAGCATCAAAAGCTTAGAAACGAAACCGGCGAAAAAATCACCTGCACCTCCATTTACAACGTCTACCTTACAACAAGAGGCTTCTCGTAAATTAGGTTTTGCGGTAGCTACGACCATGTCTGTCGCTCAAAAACTCTACGAATCAGGTCGTATTACGTATATGCGTACCGATTCTACGATGTTATCGCAAGAAGCAAGAGATAAAGCGAAGGCGGAAATTGAATCAGCTTATGGCGCTAAGTTCCACTACAGTCGTCAGTTTAAGACCAAATCTGAAAGCGCACAAGAAGCTCACGAAGCCATTCGTCCGACAGATTTTGCCAATCACAGCATCACAGGTGATGCGCGTGAGAAGCGTTTATATGAGTTAATTTGGAAGCGCGCCATCGCCTCTCAAATGGCGGATGCCTTAATTGAGCGCACGACCGCTTTAATTGATATTTCAACGACACCTGAGTTGTTATCAGCACAAGGTGAAGTGATTGCCTTTGAAGGTTTCTTGAAGGCCTATTTAGAAGGAAAAGATGACGAGGACGAGGATGAGAACAAAGATATGTTGCCACCTTTGAACGTCGGACAAGTGTTGACATTAGATGAAATGAAGGCCCAAGAGCGTTTTACTCGTGCTGCGCCGCGTTATACGGAGGCAAGTTTAGTGAAAGCTTTGGAAGAAAAAGGAATCGGTCGTCCTTCGACCTATGCTCCTACCATTTCTACCATTATTAAGCGTGCCTATGTGGTGAAAGAAGATCGTCCAGGTAGAGAGCGCGAATTCCAAACTTGGGTACTTTCAAATAACGAGATTTCGGGAACGAAAGCAACAGAAACAGTGGGTACGGAAAAGTCAAAATTATTCCCTACACACATCGGAACACTCGTAACAGATTTCTTAGTTGAAAACTTCGAAAATGTAGTCGATTATACGTTTACCGCGGAGATGGAGGATGAATTTGATAACATCGCCAAGGGTAAATTAGAGTGGACGGTCTTGATGAAAAACTTCTACAAGTCTTTCCATCAAACGATTGAAGATTCTAAATCCATTAACCGCAGTTCTGTGGGTGGTGGACGTGAATTGGGTGTAGATCCTAAGACAGGGCGTTTAGTTTCGGTTCGTTTAGGGAAATTTGGCCCATTTGTACAGTTAGGTGAATCTTCTGAGGAAGAAAAACCAGTCTTTGCAAATTTAACGAAGACACAAGCAGTAAGTACGTTGACTTTTGAAGAAGCTTTGGCCTTGTTAGAACGCCCTAAATTGCCTCGCGAAGTGGGAATTCACAACGATATGCCAGTGATTATTGGTGCTGGAAAATTAGGTCCTTACATTAAATATGATGGCAAATTTACGAGTTTGCCTGATACACACGATCCATTCACGATTGAAATGGATCAAGCGATTGCGGTCATTGCCCAAGCATTGAAGGACGCGGAAGCTGGTGGTTTAGGATACTTTGAAGATTCCTTGATTGAGACCGGTAAAGGCCGTTTTGGTCCTTATGTGAAGCACAATGGCAAGTATTATTCTTTAGCGAAAACAGATAATTTAGCCACCATTGATCAAGCGCGTGCCATCGAATTAATCGAAGCAAAGCGTAAAGTGGAAGCGAATAAATTCATTAAGGAATTTGCAGAGAATGAGTCTGTTAAGGTAGTGAACGGCATGTACGGTCCGTATATCCAAATCGGAAAACGCAACGTGAAGATCCCTAAAGGAACGGAACCTGCTGATTTAACCTTAGAGGAGTGTTTAGCCCTAGGTGACGCGGCTCCAGCCCCTAAAAAAGCACGTAAAAAATAA
- a CDS encoding bifunctional 5,10-methylenetetrahydrofolate dehydrogenase/5,10-methenyltetrahydrofolate cyclohydrolase, with translation MSQIIDGKMVAETMKVAIGEEVKQMVAAGQKAPHLVAILVGNNGASETYVANKVKSCEELGFASTLLRFDPSISEADLLAEVQKVNDNPEMDGLIVQLPLPKHINPDKVMETIHPSKDVDGFHPINIGRMAKGLPAYISATPQGVLDLLAYYKIETAGKHCVVVGRSQIVGLPMSILMQRNHPVGNCTVTLTHSRTTNLEEICSQGDIVIAALGIPEFIKSAHIKPGAVVIDVGLTRVEDATKKSGFALKGDVDFADVAPKCSYITPVPKGVGPMTIVSLMKNTLLAAKGVIYPKN, from the coding sequence ATGAGTCAGATTATCGATGGAAAGATGGTAGCCGAAACGATGAAAGTCGCTATTGGTGAAGAAGTAAAACAAATGGTTGCCGCAGGCCAAAAAGCCCCTCATTTAGTGGCCATCCTCGTAGGAAATAATGGCGCATCTGAGACCTATGTAGCGAATAAAGTAAAATCGTGTGAGGAATTAGGCTTTGCGTCTACCCTGTTACGTTTTGATCCTTCGATCTCTGAAGCTGATTTGTTAGCGGAAGTACAAAAAGTGAATGACAATCCGGAAATGGATGGCTTAATCGTTCAATTACCACTTCCAAAGCACATTAATCCAGATAAAGTAATGGAAACGATTCATCCGTCTAAAGATGTAGATGGTTTCCACCCGATCAATATTGGTCGTATGGCCAAAGGATTGCCGGCATACATCTCTGCCACACCGCAAGGAGTGTTGGATTTATTAGCTTATTACAAGATTGAAACCGCTGGAAAGCACTGCGTGGTAGTCGGTCGTTCTCAAATTGTAGGTTTACCCATGTCCATCTTAATGCAGCGCAATCACCCAGTGGGTAACTGCACGGTTACCTTAACGCATTCTAGAACGACTAATCTAGAAGAAATTTGTTCTCAAGGGGATATTGTTATTGCAGCATTAGGTATACCAGAGTTTATTAAGTCTGCCCACATTAAACCAGGTGCCGTGGTTATCGACGTAGGTTTAACCCGCGTGGAAGATGCGACAAAGAAATCAGGCTTTGCTTTAAAGGGCGATGTGGATTTCGCTGATGTAGCTCCAAAATGTTCCTACATCACGCCTGTACCTAAAGGCGTAGGTCCCATGACCATCGTTTCCTTGATGAAAAATACGCTTTTAGCAGCTAAAGGTGTTATTTATCCGAAAAACTAA
- a CDS encoding AMP-binding protein translates to MRHLASLFLDLPVAETEFERQVFAFCQAWRAGQTEFTFHTSGSTGEPKPIVISRERLYLSAKMTGDWLKLEKGNVALLSLPPTYIAGAMVLVRALVHDLALILVEPCQNPLSQIPPQNIHLASFVPTQWATMLSSGIALNGFFQEAKGVLLGGASVPEILRKDYGFPVYETYGMTETVSHIAYRTWNQAHFQTLPGVQIGQNDEGCLLICAPVTDNKWIETRDVVEWVSEGQFTLKGRLDRVINSGGIKLQPEKIETVYRSLTSLPIFVAGIPDAFWGQKLVLFLESSSPVSINLETASLSSAEIPKEIIYLPAFIKTASAKIDTAKTVALYLNSL, encoded by the coding sequence ATGCGTCATCTGGCTTCGCTCTTCTTGGATTTACCTGTGGCTGAAACAGAATTTGAACGGCAAGTCTTTGCTTTTTGCCAGGCTTGGCGAGCGGGTCAAACAGAGTTCACCTTTCACACTTCCGGCTCCACAGGCGAACCAAAGCCTATTGTCATTTCTCGGGAGCGACTGTATTTATCTGCAAAGATGACCGGAGATTGGTTAAAACTGGAAAAAGGAAATGTGGCCCTATTGTCCTTGCCACCCACCTACATTGCTGGAGCGATGGTATTAGTTCGGGCTTTGGTACATGATTTAGCCTTGATTTTAGTAGAACCTTGCCAAAACCCTTTAAGCCAAATCCCTCCTCAAAACATTCATTTAGCCTCTTTTGTTCCGACACAATGGGCGACGATGCTCTCTTCAGGAATAGCACTAAATGGCTTTTTTCAAGAAGCAAAAGGAGTCTTATTAGGTGGGGCCTCCGTCCCTGAAATTCTGAGAAAAGACTATGGTTTCCCCGTTTACGAAACGTATGGGATGACAGAGACGGTTTCTCATATCGCCTACAGAACGTGGAATCAGGCTCATTTTCAAACATTACCGGGTGTCCAAATAGGTCAAAATGACGAAGGTTGTTTATTAATCTGTGCTCCGGTGACAGATAATAAGTGGATCGAGACGCGCGACGTGGTTGAATGGGTTTCTGAAGGTCAATTTACTTTAAAAGGGCGTTTAGACCGGGTAATTAATTCAGGGGGCATCAAGTTGCAGCCTGAGAAAATAGAAACGGTGTATCGATCTCTTACCTCCCTGCCCATCTTTGTAGCCGGAATTCCAGATGCCTTTTGGGGTCAAAAATTGGTTTTGTTTTTGGAATCTTCATCACCCGTTTCCATTAACCTTGAAACAGCTTCATTAAGCTCAGCAGAGATTCCCAAAGAAATCATTTACCTTCCTGCATTTATAAAAACCGCCAGTGCTAAAATTGATACGGCGAAAACCGTAGCTTTGTATCTTAATTCCCTTTAG